One window of Lawsonibacter asaccharolyticus genomic DNA carries:
- a CDS encoding excisionase family DNA binding domain-containing — protein sequence MKRSKYNSFNELPLMLTVQDVADVLGIGLAHAYEVAHRQDFPTITLGSRIIVPRDKFMAWIDEQSAKKTEIF from the coding sequence ATGAAACGATCCAAGTACAACTCTTTCAATGAACTCCCCCTGATGTTGACCGTGCAGGATGTGGCCGATGTGTTGGGCATCGGGCTGGCCCACGCCTACGAGGTAGCCCACCGGCAGGATTTCCCCACCATCACCCTGGGCAGCCGGATCATTGTCCCCCGTGATAAGTTCATGGCGTGGATCGATGAGCAGTCGGCCAAAAAAACGGAAATATTTTAG
- a CDS encoding site-specific recombinase phage integrase produces MAKKRANGEGSIRRKPNGRWEGRYTQGIDPSTGRAIQKSVSAKTRAECKEKLDRAIRDNRGIPVNHSEDVQ; encoded by the coding sequence ATGGCAAAGAAACGAGCAAACGGCGAGGGCAGCATCCGCAGAAAGCCCAACGGCCGCTGGGAGGGCCGATACACCCAGGGCATCGACCCCAGCACCGGCCGCGCCATTCAAAAAAGCGTATCCGCCAAGACACGGGCTGAGTGCAAGGAGAAGTTGGACCGGGCCATCCGGGACAACCGGGGCATCCCGGTGAACCACTCAGAAGATGTACAATGA
- a CDS encoding site-specific recombinase phage integrase: MSGSTVRRIHMVLAAALKQAVKERIIPYNPCDNCRIPPKEKKEMAIILPEKLGVYLGEAEKYGVLPMFFLELFSGLRRGELLALQWDDLNVKDRILSVSKQVTRIDGELVVTEPKTKNSVRKVALSQQAVDMLVREHEQHPDNPILFPSPRTGGYWSPDAVSRINRKLLAKAGIEEHIRFHDLRHTFATMALSSGVDVKTLSSMLGHFSAGFTLDTYTHITNDMQRGAAEKIGGFMETATAKPEPPDPPEESRCKVIPFERVG; encoded by the coding sequence TTGTCCGGAAGTACGGTACGGCGCATCCACATGGTGCTGGCTGCGGCGCTGAAACAGGCGGTCAAGGAGCGGATCATTCCATACAACCCCTGCGACAACTGCCGCATCCCGCCCAAGGAGAAAAAGGAGATGGCCATCATCCTGCCGGAGAAGCTGGGGGTATATCTTGGCGAGGCGGAGAAGTACGGTGTCCTGCCCATGTTCTTCCTGGAGCTATTCAGCGGCCTGCGGCGCGGGGAGCTGCTGGCACTCCAGTGGGATGACCTGAATGTAAAAGACCGGATCTTATCGGTGAGCAAGCAAGTCACTCGGATCGACGGTGAACTGGTGGTGACAGAGCCGAAAACCAAGAACTCTGTCCGCAAGGTGGCGCTGTCTCAGCAAGCGGTGGATATGCTGGTGCGGGAGCATGAACAGCACCCTGACAATCCTATCCTGTTCCCATCACCCCGCACCGGTGGCTACTGGAGCCCGGACGCGGTGTCCAGGATCAACCGGAAACTGCTGGCGAAGGCGGGCATCGAGGAGCATATTCGCTTCCATGATCTGCGCCATACTTTCGCTACGATGGCCCTATCCAGCGGTGTGGATGTAAAGACGCTGTCCAGTATGCTGGGCCACTTCAGCGCCGGTTTCACCCTTGATACCTATACGCACATCACTAATGATATGCAGAGAGGTGCTGCTGAGAAAATCGGCGGCTTCATGGAAACGGCTACGGCCAAACCGGAACCGCCTGACCCGCCGGAGGAGAGCCGGTGCAAGGTGATACCGTTCGAGAGGGTGGGATAA
- a CDS encoding O-methyltransferase domain protein, protein MVAATPHNSPKGMAVGVVYQKLRGPGIRPTHCLLVRLTDGLLKLQIVRMVFRKEERRI, encoded by the coding sequence ATGGTAGCCGCTACCCCTCACAACAGTCCTAAGGGAATGGCGGTAGGTGTGGTCTATCAGAAGCTCCGGGGGCCGGGTATCCGGCCAACCCACTGCCTGCTGGTGCGGCTTACCGACGGGCTGTTGAAATTACAGATCGTGCGGATGGTTTTTCGGAAGGAGGAGCGGAGGATATGA
- a CDS encoding copper chaperone has translation MWKYTIQVDGMMCGMCESHVNDAVRKAFPVKKVTSSRSKKETTVIAETELDEAALRAAISATGYEVGEIRKEPWEKKGLFGR, from the coding sequence ATGTGGAAATACACAATCCAGGTGGACGGCATGATGTGCGGCATGTGCGAAAGCCATGTGAACGACGCGGTGCGGAAAGCATTTCCGGTGAAGAAGGTCACCTCCTCCCGGAGCAAAAAAGAGACCACGGTAATCGCAGAGACGGAACTGGACGAAGCTGCCCTGCGCGCGGCTATTTCCGCCACCGGCTATGAGGTGGGGGAGATCCGGAAGGAGCCTTGGGAAAAGAAGGGGCTGTTCGGCCGGTAA